A DNA window from Providencia huaxiensis contains the following coding sequences:
- the rnr gene encoding ribonuclease R → MSQDPFQEREAEKYESPIPSREYILDLISKRTAPANREEIAQLLNLSTEDELEALRRRLRAMERDGQLVFTRRKCYALPERLDLLKGKVIGHRDGYGFLRVDGKKEDYYLSQDEMKRALHGDVILAQPYGQDRKGRTEVRVVRVLEPRNNQIVGRYFIESGMGFVVPDDSRLSFDILIPKDRVLGARMGNVVVVELVTRPQRRSQAVGNIIEVLGETMGTGMAVEIALRTHEIPHSWPPQVEKQVADLSEHVPESAKKGRVDLRDLPLVTIDGEDARDFDDAVYCAPKKGGGWRLWVAIADVSYYVRQQTALDTEARSRGNSVYFPSQVVPMLPEVLSNGLCSLNPGVDRLCMVCEMTVSASGKLSSYKFYEAVMSSHARLTYTKVWKILEGDEELREHYKALVPHIEHLHQLYKALDAARIERGAISFESEEAKFIFNAERRIESIEPVERNDAHKLIEECMILANIAAARFVEKNEEPALYRVHDRPKEESVMNLRSVFSELGLTLPGGMKPEPKDYAQVMNEVAERPDHELLQTMILRSMKQAIYDPENRGHFGLGLKSYAHFTSPIRRYPDLTLHRGIKYLLAKEHGHSDKRWTETGGWHSDMDSMLQLGEHCSMTERRADEATRDVADWLKCDFMQDQVGQTFTGLITSVTGFGFFVRLNDLFIDGLVHISTLDNDYYRYDAVGQRLIGESSGTTYRLGDEVEIRVEAVHMDERTIDFALISTTRKAKNPGKTARDKMKQEVKNAARPARRKADASKDKNFEPDSAFRRSEKKGKKAEAKPEAKGKGKKPSDKTRKITAKLKAKRVAKKSQKQEG, encoded by the coding sequence ATGTCACAAGATCCTTTTCAGGAAAGAGAAGCAGAAAAATACGAGTCCCCAATTCCAAGTCGAGAATATATTCTTGACCTTATCTCGAAGCGTACTGCACCAGCCAATCGCGAAGAAATCGCACAATTATTGAATTTATCGACAGAAGATGAATTAGAGGCGTTGCGTCGTCGGTTAAGAGCCATGGAACGTGATGGTCAATTGGTTTTCACTCGTCGTAAGTGCTATGCATTACCGGAGCGTTTAGACTTATTAAAAGGAAAAGTCATTGGTCACCGTGATGGTTACGGCTTCCTGCGCGTTGATGGTAAAAAAGAAGATTACTATTTATCTCAAGACGAAATGAAACGCGCCCTGCATGGCGACGTTATTCTTGCGCAACCTTACGGACAAGATCGTAAGGGACGCACAGAGGTTCGGGTTGTTCGTGTGTTAGAACCACGTAATAACCAAATTGTTGGCCGTTATTTTATCGAATCGGGTATGGGCTTTGTCGTACCGGATGATAGCCGTTTAAGTTTTGATATTTTGATACCGAAAGATCGTGTTCTTGGCGCTCGCATGGGTAATGTGGTGGTGGTTGAATTAGTCACTCGTCCACAACGTCGCTCGCAAGCGGTGGGGAATATCATTGAAGTATTAGGCGAAACCATGGGAACAGGTATGGCGGTAGAAATCGCTTTACGTACTCATGAAATTCCACACTCATGGCCACCACAAGTTGAAAAACAAGTCGCTGACCTGAGCGAACACGTCCCTGAGTCTGCGAAAAAAGGGCGCGTGGATTTACGCGACTTACCGTTAGTCACCATTGACGGTGAAGATGCTCGCGACTTTGATGATGCAGTATACTGTGCACCGAAAAAAGGCGGGGGTTGGCGCTTATGGGTGGCAATTGCGGATGTAAGCTATTATGTTCGCCAGCAAACGGCTCTGGATACAGAAGCCCGTAGCCGTGGTAACTCGGTATATTTCCCATCTCAAGTCGTTCCTATGCTACCGGAAGTCCTATCGAACGGCCTGTGCTCACTTAACCCAGGTGTTGACCGCCTGTGTATGGTGTGTGAAATGACGGTGTCAGCATCCGGTAAGCTTTCTTCGTACAAGTTCTATGAAGCGGTTATGAGCTCTCATGCAAGGTTAACCTATACAAAAGTATGGAAAATCTTGGAAGGGGATGAAGAACTGCGTGAGCACTATAAAGCGTTAGTGCCGCATATTGAGCACTTGCATCAACTATATAAAGCACTTGATGCAGCACGTATTGAGCGCGGTGCAATTTCCTTCGAATCTGAAGAAGCGAAATTCATTTTTAACGCAGAACGCCGTATTGAAAGTATCGAACCTGTAGAGCGAAATGATGCACATAAATTGATTGAAGAATGCATGATTTTAGCTAACATTGCAGCCGCTCGGTTTGTTGAGAAAAATGAAGAGCCTGCGTTGTACCGTGTGCATGACCGCCCTAAAGAAGAAAGCGTGATGAATTTACGCTCTGTTTTCAGCGAATTAGGGTTGACTCTGCCGGGCGGAATGAAGCCAGAACCAAAAGATTATGCGCAAGTCATGAATGAAGTGGCTGAACGCCCTGATCATGAATTACTGCAAACCATGATTTTACGTTCAATGAAACAAGCGATTTATGATCCTGAAAACCGCGGTCACTTTGGTTTAGGTTTGAAATCATATGCCCACTTTACATCGCCAATTCGTCGTTACCCTGACCTGACGTTACACCGTGGAATAAAATATTTGTTGGCTAAAGAGCATGGCCATTCAGATAAGCGCTGGACAGAAACCGGTGGTTGGCATTCAGACATGGACAGCATGTTACAGCTGGGTGAGCACTGTTCAATGACTGAACGCCGTGCTGATGAAGCGACGCGTGATGTGGCGGACTGGCTGAAATGTGATTTTATGCAAGACCAAGTTGGCCAAACCTTCACAGGTTTAATTACCAGTGTGACTGGTTTTGGCTTCTTTGTGCGCCTTAATGATTTATTTATTGATGGTTTAGTGCATATTTCAACGTTAGATAATGACTATTACCGTTACGATGCAGTTGGTCAGCGTTTAATTGGTGAATCATCAGGTACGACTTATCGCCTTGGTGATGAAGTTGAAATTCGCGTTGAAGCGGTGCATATGGATGAGCGCACCATTGATTTCGCATTAATTTCAACCACCCGTAAAGCGAAAAATCCAGGCAAAACCGCTCGGGACAAAATGAAGCAAGAAGTGAAAAATGCGGCACGTCCAGCTCGTCGAAAAGCGGATGCGAGCAAAGATAAAAACTTTGAGCCTGATTCTGCATTTCGTCGTTCCGAGAAAAAAGGAAAAAAAGCCGAGGCTAAACCAGAGGCGAAAGGAAAAGGCAAAAAGCCTTCTGATAAAACGCGAAAAATTACAGCAAAATTAAAAGCTAAACGTGTTGCAAAAAAATCCCAAAAACAAGAGGGATAA
- the rpsF gene encoding 30S ribosomal protein S6 gives MRHYEIVFMVHPDQSEQVPGMIERYSAVITNAQGQIHRLEDWGRRQLAYPINKLHKAHYVLLNVEAPQEAIDELETNFRFNDAVIRSMVMRLKHAVTEASPMVKAKDERRGRDMSDEYQDEEVEETGDSEE, from the coding sequence ATGCGTCATTACGAAATCGTTTTTATGGTCCATCCTGACCAAAGCGAACAGGTTCCGGGCATGATCGAGCGTTACAGTGCTGTTATCACTAACGCACAAGGTCAGATTCACCGTCTGGAAGACTGGGGCCGCCGTCAACTGGCTTACCCAATCAATAAACTGCACAAAGCACACTATGTTCTTCTGAACGTAGAAGCACCGCAGGAAGCGATTGATGAGCTGGAAACTAACTTCCGCTTCAACGATGCCGTTATCCGCAGCATGGTTATGCGCTTAAAACACGCAGTAACAGAAGCTTCTCCAATGGTCAAAGCTAAAGACGAACGTCGTGGCCGTGACATGTCTGATGAATATCAGGATGAAGAAGTAGAAGAAACTGGGGATTCTGAAGAGTAA
- the rpsR gene encoding 30S ribosomal protein S18, producing MARYFRRRKFCRFTAEGVQEIDYKDIATLKNYITESGKIVPSRITGTRAKYQRQLARAIKRARYLSLLPYTDRHQ from the coding sequence ATGGCACGTTATTTCCGTCGTCGCAAGTTCTGCCGTTTCACAGCGGAAGGCGTTCAAGAGATCGACTATAAAGATATCGCAACGCTGAAAAACTACATCACTGAAAGTGGTAAAATTGTACCAAGCCGTATCACTGGTACTCGTGCAAAATATCAGCGTCAGCTCGCTCGTGCTATCAAGCGCGCTCGCTACCTGTCTCTGTTACCATATACTGATCGTCATCAGTAA
- the nsrR gene encoding nitric oxide-sensing transcriptional repressor NsrR has translation MQLTSFTDYGLRALIYLASLPEGKMTSITEVTEVYGVSRNHMVKIINQLSHLGYIKATRGKNGGITLGQPAESIRIGDVVRSLEPLTLVNCSGEFCHITPACRLKGVLHQAIQQFLQELDQYTLADMVKDNSPLYQLLLN, from the coding sequence GTGCAGCTAACAAGTTTTACAGACTATGGATTACGTGCGTTGATCTATTTGGCATCTCTCCCTGAAGGGAAAATGACCAGTATCACAGAAGTCACTGAAGTTTATGGTGTCTCTCGTAACCATATGGTTAAAATTATTAATCAGCTCAGTCACTTAGGTTATATTAAAGCCACTCGAGGCAAAAATGGCGGGATCACACTTGGCCAACCAGCAGAATCTATTCGTATAGGGGATGTCGTTAGATCACTAGAACCCCTGACCCTTGTTAATTGTAGTGGTGAATTTTGCCACATTACACCTGCGTGTCGTTTAAAAGGTGTGCTACACCAAGCAATACAGCAGTTTTTACAAGAACTTGATCAATACACGCTGGCGGACATGGTGAAAGACAACAGCCCGCTCTATCAACTACTGCTTAATTAG
- the rlmB gene encoding 23S rRNA (guanosine(2251)-2'-O)-methyltransferase RlmB: MSEMIYGIHAVKALLERSPQRIKEVYILKGREDRRLMPLVHEIEALGVVVQVANRQWMDSQTEGAVHQGIIAKVLPGKQYQEGDLPDLLESTPSPFLLVLDGVTDPHNLGACLRSADAAGVHAVIVPKDKSAQLNATAKKVACGAAENVPLIRVTNLARTLRLLQEYNVWIVGTAGEADHNLYQSKLTGPIALVMGAEGEGMRRLTREHCDELISIPMAGSVSSLNVSVATGVCLFEAVRQRLPVSAEK, from the coding sequence ATGAGCGAAATGATTTATGGCATTCACGCAGTGAAAGCCTTACTTGAGCGTTCACCGCAACGCATTAAAGAAGTCTATATTTTGAAAGGTCGTGAAGATCGCCGCTTAATGCCGCTGGTGCACGAAATTGAAGCACTAGGGGTTGTCGTTCAAGTGGCGAACCGCCAATGGATGGATAGCCAGACCGAAGGCGCAGTTCACCAAGGTATTATTGCGAAAGTACTACCTGGTAAACAGTATCAAGAAGGCGACTTGCCTGATTTATTGGAAAGTACACCATCGCCATTTTTATTGGTATTGGACGGTGTGACAGACCCACATAACTTAGGTGCGTGCTTACGTAGTGCTGATGCGGCAGGTGTTCATGCTGTGATTGTTCCTAAAGATAAATCTGCTCAGCTCAATGCAACCGCGAAAAAAGTGGCTTGTGGCGCGGCAGAAAATGTTCCTCTTATTCGTGTGACGAATCTGGCAAGGACATTGCGTTTGCTACAAGAATATAATGTATGGATTGTGGGAACGGCAGGTGAAGCTGACCATAACCTATATCAAAGCAAACTAACGGGCCCGATAGCGCTAGTGATGGGGGCTGAAGGCGAAGGCATGCGCCGTTTAACGCGTGAACACTGTGATGAGTTAATCAGTATTCCTATGGCAGGCTCGGTGTCATCATTGAATGTGTCAGTGGCGACAGGGGTTTGTTTATTTGAAGCGGTGCGTCAACGCTTACCCGTTTCTGCAGAAAAATAA
- the priB gene encoding primosomal replication protein N, producing the protein MTTNRLVLTGTVCKALIRKVSPSGIPHCQFVLEHRSQQQEAGLSRQAWCRMPIIASGQTLQAHTHSITVGSWITVSGFISTHQGRNGISKIVLHAEQIDLIDSGD; encoded by the coding sequence GTGACCACTAATCGTTTGGTGCTGACAGGCACAGTCTGTAAAGCATTGATTCGAAAAGTGAGTCCGTCAGGCATTCCTCACTGCCAGTTTGTTTTAGAACATCGTTCACAACAACAGGAAGCGGGGTTGTCAAGGCAAGCATGGTGCAGAATGCCCATTATCGCCAGCGGACAAACCTTACAAGCTCATACTCACAGTATAACGGTCGGCAGTTGGATTACAGTAAGCGGTTTCATTAGTACCCATCAAGGGCGCAATGGGATCAGCAAGATAGTCCTCCATGCCGAGCAGATTGATTTGATAGATTCTGGAGACTAG